In Methylotenera versatilis 79, the DNA window CTCGTCTGCCAGCAACACATTGGTAAAAATCGGGCCAGCATGAAACTGAAAATTAGAGGTGTTGCGATCAAAAACCGAGACACCGATAATATCGACTGGCAACAAATCGCTGGTAAATTGTGTACGCCCAAACCCCAAACCAAGCACCTGCGCCAATGTATGCGCAAGTGTAGTTTTTCCCATACCCGGCAAGTCTTCGATCAACAGATGACCACGCGCCAATATACAGGCGAGTGCTAATTTGATTTGCTGTTCTTTACCCAGAATGACTTCGCTGGTTTTTGCGATGATGGCGTTGGTGATGCTATTGGTGGCGTTTTGCATATTATTTTTTTAAGTGATTTTGAGTGTTAAGTATGAGGGTAATCTATTCTTGTTGTTGCCTTTGGCCCCACATAATCATGATGTAAATCAGCCCAAGCACAAATGCGCCGCCTACCCACATGCCTACTTCTTGCATGGTTGGCGAAGCATCTTGCACTGGCATGACGATGAGTTTGCGCAAAAATAACACCAGCACCACTTCGACGAACGTTTCGACTAACAATTTGCTGCCATTTAAATAGCGTATCTCTGCCGAAATGAGCGCAGAGATTGACCACAGCAACATCAGCGTGCCAAGCGCATGCAAAAATCCATGTACCAGATTATGTGCATAAGCGGCTTCTTTCACATCATTGAAAAATAGCCAAGTGAACATAATGACTGAAGTGGCCAACGCCAATCCAATCACAATATGTGCAAAGCCATTGAGCCAAAGCATGGCTCTGATGGCGAATCTATTCAGCGGTGCAAACTCTTCTGGCAGTTGGTCTTGAGTCATTTTTGATGCCTTTTTTAATTTATATTCAGTGAGCTATTTAATTTAGTCACCCGTTTAATTGAGCAATTCGTCTAGTTAAGTAACTCATCTAGTTCGAGCAATTGTAGTTCTTTCAATAACCACTGTTGGGCTTTGCCGCCTTTTGTGCACCAAGCTAAAAAGATGGCTGTTTCAGGTTTTGGTTCAGCCACTAATTTAATCACCAATTCGCCCGTGGCGGCATGTTTTTCAGCAAGTTTTTTTGGCAAATAACCGACGCCAAGCCCAGCGATTTGTGCTTTTAATTTGCTGTGTATATCGGGCACGGTTAACACATCTTGCCCAGTTAAAATACCAGAAGTGCGTGGCGGCAGATTACGCGAGCTGTCTGCGCCGGAAATCGCACGATAACGCATGATATCCAGATTTTGCAATGGCTCTGGCAACTTAGCAAGCGGATGATGCGCCGCCACTGCATAATGAAATTCTAATGCGCCCATGCGTTTTGTGGTGTAACCGCCGCCGGACGGGCCATCACCGGGAGCGCCTAAGGAAATATCCGCGCGGCCGCTAATCAGCGCATCCCAGCTGCCGCCGTAAACTTCGCGTAATATTCTTAAGCGTGTGCCAAAATTCTGCGCGTAAAATCGATTGAGTAGCGGGTAAATAGCCGAGATATTAAAAAGGTCGCTTACCGCAATGGTGAGTTCGGTTTCAACGCCGCTGGCAATGCGCTTAACGCGGTTTTCAAGTTCAGAAGCGGCGTTGAGTAAGTTTCTGCCTTCACGCAACAATTCGGCACCTGCTTCAGTTAACTCTGCACGATGGCCGCTACGGTTGAATAAGCTCACACCCAAATCTTCTTCCAGCTTGCGCACCGTGTAAGTCAGCGCGGAAGGCACGCGAAATAAGGATTCTGCCGCAGCTGCAAAACTGCCTTTTCGCGCAATAGCATCCAGTACTTCAAGCGATTCTAAAGAAAGTTTTATGCTCATTTTTTTAGGTTAAGTATTTTAAAAGCAATATTACATCAAAATTATTGAATGAATGATGCAAATTAATTTGCTATTAGTGCGTAATTAATCAGCATAACATAGCAATGTAAGCAAAAAAGTGGATTCAACTTTATTGAATATATTTTGAAGAGGATCGGCTATCAATACAACATTCAGCAAACGATTGATTTGCCAGCAGACAAGCCACTTACTAAGCAGTAAGCTTAATATTAAGGTCATAACAAAGGTTTAAATTTTAAATTTAATTTAGGAGTATTGACATGACAAAAATCGCAGTGGTTTATCACAGTGGGTATGGCCATACTGGCGCGCAAGCACAAGCTGTAGCACGCGGAGCAGGCAAGGTTGCTGATACAGAAGTGACATTGTTAACCGCAGATGAAGCCCAAAAATGGGAACTTTTAGCAGATGCGGATGCCATTATTTTCGGCAGCCCGACTTACATGGGCAGCGCATCGGCGCAATTAAAAGCATTTATGGAAGCGAGCTCTACGTTGTGGTACACGCGCGATTGGAAAGATAAAGTCGCTGCGGGATTTACAACTTCCGCCAGCCAGAGTGGTGACAAACTCAATACGCTAATTCAACTAGCCGTATTTGCAGCGCAACATGGCATGATTTGGGTAGGGCAAGATTTATTGCCGGGCAATAACAGCAGCACAGGATCTGTCAATGATTTGAATCGCCTAGGTGGATTTTTGGGTGCAATGGCACAAGCTAATAGCGACCAAGGTCCAGATGTCGCGCCGTTACAGAGTGATTTGCTAACAGCTGAACATTTAGGTGAACGCGTTGCGACGATCGCTAAACGCTTACGCGGTTAAGTGATTATAAAATTTGGAATACTAAATATTTTTAAACATATTTTAAGGTTAACCCTTTAGAAATTGAATTTAAGCACAACATAATAAAAGGAATTGAACATGATTAATAACAAACTAAACACTTTCACTACATTAAAGACGTTCGCTGCGGCAGTTGCCTTAAGCTTGACATCTGGCTTAGTGATGGCGGATCAGGAAGCTTATCGCATCGATGACAGCCACAGCTTTGCCAATTGGAGCATCCGCCATGTGGCTTCAAAAACATCCGGTACTTTTAGCGATATAAAAGGCAATATTCTGATTGATCGCGATAATCTGGCGAACTCTTCAGTCGATGCCAAAATTAATGTATTAAGCATTAATAGTAGCAACGCAAAACGTGATGAACATATCAAAAAAGAAGAATATCTAGATGCTGGAAAATTCAGTGAGATCACTTTTGTCAGCAGCAAAATCGAAGCAAAAAATAATACCGAAGGCGTGATTACTGGCACATTTACCCTGCACGGCGTGGCAAAAAAACTTAGCATTCCATTTAAAGTGTTAGGTTTTGGCACAGATCCTTGGGGCGGCTATCGTTTAGGTTTAGAAGCACACACCACATTAAAAGCTAGTGATTTTGGTTTTACCTGGCCACTTAAAGCCAATGCGCCAGTGGGCGACGATATTGAAATCACACTGTTAATCGAAGGCGTTAAATTACCTGCCGAAAAACCGATTAAATAGCTTATTCATCACAATAAACAATCCAATCACTTAACACCTAATAAACATCAATATTGAGACGGAGCAACAAATGGCATTAGATTTATTTAGCCCAGCAAAACTGGGTTCAATTGCTTTAAAAAATCGTATGGTAATGGCACCATTAACCAGAAGTCGCGCACCAAAAGGCACTGGTGTACCACAAGCATTAAACGTTGCTTATTATGAACAACGCGCAACCGCTGGTCTGATTGTGACGGAAGCGACGCCGATTTCAGCGATGGGTCATGGCTATATTCTATTGCCAGGTATTTATACCGATGCGCAAGTGGCTGGTTGGAAAAAAGTGACTGAAGCGGTGCATGCAAAAGGCGGAAAAATCGTGTTGCAATTATGGCATGTAGGTCGTATTTCTCACCCAAGCTTATTAAATGGTGCGCTTCCCGTTGCGCCTTCGGCAATTAAACCTGCTGGTCAAGCTTATACCTATGAAGGTTTAGTGGATTTTGTAGAACCACGCGCCTTAGAGGCTAGCGAATTGCCCGCAATCGTACAAGAATATGTACATGCGACTAAATGCGCATTAGCAGCAGGTTTTGATGGCGTAGAGATTCACGCCGCTAATGGGTATTTGTTGGACCAGTTTTTACGTGATGGCAGCAACAAACGTACTGATAATTATGGCGGTAGTTTTGAAAATCGCACACGCTTATTGTTAGAAGTGACCAAGGCAGTGATAGCCGTTGCAGGCGCAGATAAAACAGGTTTGCGTTTATCACCGGTAAATCCATTTAACGATATGCAAGATAGCAATCCGCAAGCGTTATTCAATTATGTGGCAGATGCACTTAATCAATTTAACTTAGCTTATTTGCATGTGGTAGAAGGTGGCATGGGCGGCGATACAGAAAACTTTGATTTTGCAGAGTTACGTAAGCAATTTAAAGGCAGCTATATGGCCAATTTTGGTTACGACAAAGCGCGCGGCAATGCGGCGATTGCAAGCGGGCATGCTGATGTGATTGCTTATGGCGTGCCGTTTCTCGCTAATCCAGATTTAGTTGAGCGTTATAAAACTGATGCGCCATTGAATAAAGCGGACAGTGAAACATTCTACGGCGGATCAGAAAAAGGCTACACTGATTACCCAACTTTATCCGCTTAAGTTTTCAGATTAACTGTTTAAATTAACTCTAAGGATTGAACGATGCAAAAACCTGCCACAACCCAAGTGCCCATTAATGAAGTGATTGCTAATCGCTGGAGTGGTAGGGCTTATGATGCCAATAAAGCGGTTTCAAACGCGCAGATTATTAGCTTGTGTGAAGCTGCGCGTTGGGCACCATCTTGCTTTGGTGATGAGCCGTGGCGTTTTATTGTGTGGAATAAAAACACCAATAAAGCCAGTTGGCAGCAGGCTTTTGATTGTTTAGTACCAGGCAATCAAGAATGGGTGAAAGATGCGCCATTATTATTGCTGGTTTGTGCGGATACTCTGTTTGGGCATAATCAAAAACCGAATCGCTTTGCACAATATGATAGTGGTGCAGCGGCTGAAAATTTATGCTTACAAGCACAAGATTTAGGACTAATGGCGCACCAAATGGGCGGTTTTAATGCGGATGCTGCGCGCAGTGCATTTGATATTCCAGAACAATTTACGTTAATGGCAATGGTTGCGGTTGGTTATGCCGCGGATATTAAAACCGTGATTGGCGAAGCATTAACGCGCGAAATCGCAGAGCGTAAACGCAAGCCATTGGCGGAATTGTTTTTTGATTCTGCTTGGAATAAATCGATTTAGTTTAAGTGTTTTAATTTAAGTTTTTAAGCCGCTTTTACATGTAGCTTAACTTAACGTAGATGGTCTGCTAAACTGCTGGTTTATTCGACAGCAGTTTATAAAATTTAAGGCAAAATGATGGCAGTAGTCAAATTAACTAAAGCAAACTTTAAACAAACGATTGAAAGCAATCCATTCGTGATTGTGGATTTTTGGGCGCCTTGGTGTGAACCATGTGTGGCTTTTACGCCAACGTTTGAAGCGGCTGCAGCAAAAAATGCCGACATTGTCTTTGGCTTGGTCAACACTGAAACGGATCCTGAAATCGGGGACTATTTTCAAGTCAATCAAATTCCAGGTATTTTGGTGATTCGTGACCAAGCAGGTATTCATGCGCAAGTCGGTGAAATCGGCGCACCAGCATTTGATGAAATCATCAAATGGGCGCGCGATTATGATATGTCTACCGTGCATGAATATTACAACAATGAAGCGGCGCAACAAGCGGTTAAAAAGCCAGCAAAGCACTAATGCTAAAATTTAGTTAAGCCTCATTAGTGGAGTGAGCTAACAGAAATTAACTAACAAAAAAGCCGACTAGTTGTCGGCTTTTTTGTTAGTTTAAGTTTAAATGTTAACGTAGAAATTGCATTAAAAAAGTGTTAACTTATAGATAAAGCTTCACCAATCCTGCGATTAAAAACTACCTGTTGTGGCTAATCGAAAGATATAAAAAGCACCCATTGCCATCATGATATACATGGGCAAATCGCCGCTCTTTTTCTTTTCGCTTTTCGCGGCAGATGACATCCAACGGTTCAATAACCACAATACAAAAATAATCACCGGAATAAACATCATGTGCGTGGTGGAATCGAAGAGCCAACTGAACGCTGTTTTTAACCAGCCGCCATCTTTAAAAAACTCCATTGCAATGCCGATTAATCCGATAATAACTAAAAGGATGCCGCCCAAAGACATGAGCGTCTTAAGTAAGGTATCGGCTTTAATGTCCGCATTTTTGCTATATTTATTGGGATCTTTTTTCTGCGGTGCGGCCACGATAATCTCCTAAAACGGACGAGTATGATTGTAAGTGCGATTGAAAAGTTGGCTAATTTTTGTGGTTAATTTTGTTTAAATATCAGGCTAATTCTGGTTTAAATATTTGGCAGGATCAACTGATTTACCCAAACGCCGGATTTCAAAATGTAATTTTACTGAATTAGAATCGGTATTACCCATCTCGGCAATTTTTTGTCCTACACCGACCACTTGACCTTCTTTGACGATTATTTTGCTGTTGTGCGCATAGACCGATAAATAGGTTTTATTGTGTTTAATAATCACTAATTTACCATAGCCGCGTAAATCTGAGCCGCTGTAAATCACTTTGCCGCTACTGGCTGCATTAATGGCTTGCCCAGTGCTGCCAGCAATATCAATCCCTTTATTCGTGGCTTCATTAAAACTCGCCACCACTTTACCTTGTGTTGGCCAGCTCCATTTAATGGCTTCATCATCAGGCGGCTGAGTTTGGCTTGATTTGGGATCAGCAGTTTTGTTTTCAGCGGGCTTAATTTCGCCAGCTTTAACATCGTTAACTTTGGTTTCAACCGTAGTTCCAACGGTTTTGCCCACAGCTACTTTGGTTTCGGTTGTTTTAACTGGCGTGGTTCTGTTAAAAGCTTCTAAGCTATAAGGTTCGCGCATGGCTTTTGGCTCATTTAATAATCCAGATGCAGCCGATTGCGCTGGCTTAGTTTCAGTAGTCGGCGAGGCTTTGGTTTCTGACACAGTTGTTTCAATTGCCGTAGAGTCAGTTTTAATCGGCGTAATAACGACGCCATCTTCTGTTGTCACTTGTGCTGATGCGTTGCTGTTCGCGGCATCAGACTTTGCTTCTACGATAGGCAAATTTAGTTTTTGACCAATTTCAATCGTGTAGGGCGGAGTTATGTTGTTGGCGGCGGCAATTTCTTTGTATTCAAGCCCATATTCCAAACCAATACTAAATAAAGTATCACCTTTTTTAACAGTGTGACTATTCGGTCGCCCATCATTTCTAGTTGTGCTATTGCTAACTTGATTTGGTTTAGCGCCACCTTTAGTAACTGTCGCTGGTTTAGACGATTGCGGTAAGCGATCAACAACGGGGGCGGGTGGATTGCTTTCACAAGCAGTTAAAAAAAGTGCAAATAATGTGATTAATACGAGTTGAAACATTAACTAATCCCGCCTAACAAAGGTACAAATTTCACTGCTTCCAGCTTGGTTTGTACGTATTCTTTGGCTTTTCGTTCAATTAATACTAAAGTTTGTGTCGATGTACCGATTGGAATAATCATACGTCCGCCAATAGCTAATTGCGCCAATAACTCTTGCGGCACGTGGCTGGCAGCGGCGGTGACGATAATGCCATCAAACGGTGCAAATGACTCTAATCCAACGCTGCCATCTGCATGGTCCAGCTTCACATTGTTGCATTTAAGCGTGCGCAAATGGCTTCTGGCTTTCATCACCAATGGGCGAATACGCTCTACCGATAATACTTCTTTGCATACTTTTGATAACACCGCTGTTTGATAACCGCAGCCTGTGCCAATCTCTAATACTTTATTTAACTGAGCGCCGTTGCGCAAAATCTCTGTCATACGAGCGACAATATACGGTTGCGAAATCGTTTGTCCAAAACCGATTGGCAACGAAACATCTTCATATGCACGAATACTTAAAGCTTCATCGACAAAAATATGCCGTGGAATCTCACCGATTGCAGATAGCACGACTTCATCTTGAATGCCTTGCTCGCGCAAACGCACTAACATACGATCGCGCGTGCGCAGTGAGGTCATGCCGATGCCAGTTTTTGTAGTAGATTTTAATAAAGCCATATCTGTTATTTATTCAGCCAGGTTTGTAGTTCTGCCAGCTGTGAATGTTTGGTTAAATCCACTTGAATCGGCGAAATCGACACTTGATTATTAGCGACTGCATAAAAATCTGTTCCTTCGCCGCCGTCATTTGGTGTGCCAGCAGCACCAACCCAATACACGGTTTCATTTCTAGGTGTTTTAAGCTGAATCACTGGTTCGGCCTTATGGCGTTTGCCTAAGCGTGTCACCGTTCTGCCAGCTAATTCTTCATAAGGAACATCCGGCACGTTCACATTGAGCAAAGTAGCTGACGTAAAACCATGTTTGATATGCTGTTGAATCAACTCTACTGCTACCCGCGCAGCAGTTTCAAAATGTGTAGGGTTGTGTTGCGACATGGAAATAGCGATAGAAGGAATGCCGAGCAAAAAACCTTCTGTTGCGGCAGCAACCGTGCCAGAATAAATAGTGTCATCACCCATGTTCGCGCCATCATTAATGCCCGAGATTACCATATCTGGCATCGTGTCCATTAAACCAGTCAGCGCGATATGTACGCAATCTGTCGGCGTGCCGTTGACGTAAAAAAAGCCATTTGCCGCCTTTTTAACGCTAAGTGGTCTATCTAAAGTGAGCGAATTACTTGCGCCACTGCGATTACGCTCAGGCGCAACAACGGTAATATCCGCAAATTTTGCGAGATGACCGGCTAGAATGTTTAGGCCTGGCGCAAAATAGCCATCGTCATTTGATATGAGTATTTTCATTCGTGGCTGACAGTGTGATTAATAGTGCGTATTTTCATCGGTGGTTAAAAGCCTGCTTTTGTGTGCTTAACTTTATAAAGCGGCACAATTTATTGCGCTATTTTTAGTGTTAAGTATAGCTTAAGGCTTTAATTATAAATTACGCAGGCGCTTTTAATGCACTGTTTCGCGTGAGTTTTGCATAAAATATTGCGCACAGAAAAAATATCAGCGATAACAGCACTTCAATCAGCGCTAATTGGCTAGAAACACCACTGTCAGACCATGCCCGTACTGCGCCCTCAGTAAAATACAGCAAAATCAGCATGCCAGCCCATTGGTAAGTGTAGCGGCGACCTTTTAATATGCCAAAAAGTGGTAATAATAAAGGCAAGGCTTTTAACATCAGCAAAGAGCCACCCGGTTTCAATGGCGCAAGTACGCTTTCCCATGCCAAACACAAAAAAATCAAAGCAATCAGGCTAATGCCAGCGCCAATTCTTAATGTTGAAAGCATATTAACTAGCCAACTTTAACGCGGTTTCAGCTAAGCGTTTACCTAATGCCAAGCAGAGTTTTTTTTCGTCTTCGGTGATTTTTTTATCATCCATCGTGCCGCCAATATGGCTTGCACCATAAGGTGTGCCGCCCGATTGTGTGCTAGATAATTCAGGCTCAGAATAAGGCAAGCCGACCATTAGCATGCCGTGATGCATGAGTGGCAACATCATAGTTAATAACGTAGTTTCGTTGCCGCCGTGCAGTGAACCAGTGCTGGTAAATACTGCCGCGGGTTTACCAATTAGCGTGCCTTTTAACCATAAACCCGCTGTGCTATCCAAAAAATACTTCATTGGCGCCGCCATATTGCCAAAGCGAGTAGGGCTGCCGAGCGCTAAGCCGATACATTCTTCTAAATCGCTCAATTCAACATACGGGTCGCCACTGCTAGGAATATCTGATTCCGTTGCTTCGCAATTTGCAGATACTTTTGGCACAGTGCGTACGCGCGCCTTTGCACCGCTAACTGATTCAACTCCACGCGCAATTAGTTGCGCCATTTTGCGTACGGCGCCACCTTGAGAATAGTAAAGGACTAAGATTTCGCTCATTTCTTTTGTTTGATTCTGAGTAATAAGTGGGTTTGATGTTTTTCAACATCAAATAAATCGGTAGCAATCGCTAAATCACCTAGTTTTGCATAGCCATAATTACGAGGGTCAAAGTCCGGTGCATTTTTAATAAGATTACTGCCAACGCCACCTAGATTCGCCCATCCATCTTCATTTGAAGCAGCTTCAACTGCTGACCTAAAAAGATTAATGAGTTTTGTGTCTTGCCTTAGTTTATTTGGAGGTACTTTCAGTTGCGCTTCCTGCGTATCGGCTTTAAGCGAGAATATTTCCGTATATACAAAACGGTCACATGCTGCTACAAATGGCTGCGGAGTTTTTTTCTCACCAAATCCATATACGCGTTTACCAGACTCACGAATACGAGATGCCAATCTAGTGAAATCACTATCACTAGAAACGATACAGAAGCCATCGAAAGTCCCAGTATAGAGTAAATCCATCGCGTCAATGATCATCGCGCTATCAGTCGCATTTTTGCCAGTGGTATAGCGAAACTGTTGAATAGGTTGAATGGAGTGTTCTAAAAGCACTGTTTTCCATTGACCTAGATTGGGTGTCGTCCAGTCACCGTAGATTCTTTTAACACTAGCGACACCAAATTTCGCGACTTCAGAAAGCAATCCTTCTATGATGGATGCCTGTGCATTGTCAGCATCAATGAGCACTGCAAGAGAGGAATTGCTTTCAGCGTTGATAGCCATTTTAGATATGCTTTACCAATTCGGTTGCTTTACCAATATAGCTAGCTGGTGTCATTTCAAGCAGTAATTGTTTCGCTTCTGCAGGAATATTTAAGCCACCAATAAACGTATGCAATGAAACTTTATTGATACCGCCTTTGCCGCGTGTTAATTCTTTCAATTGTTCATACGGGTTTTCAATGCCGTAGCGACGCATCACGGTTTGGATTGGCTCTGCTAATACCTCCCAGCTATTATCTAAATCTTCCGCCAATTTTGCGGCGTTGATTTCTAGTTTATTCAAGCCGCGCAAACAAGAATCGTAACCCAATAATGTGTAGCCGAATGCCACGCCCATATTTCTGAGCACGGTTGAATCGGTTAAATCACGTTGCCAGCGAGAAATCGGTAGCTTTTCAGCCATGTGGCGCAACACGGCATTGGCTAAGCCCAAGTTGCCTTCTGAATTTTCAAAGTCAATCGGGTTGACTTTATGCGGCATGGTAGAGGAGCCGATTTCGCCTGCTTTTACTTTTTGTTTGAAATAGCCAACTGAAATGTAGCCCCAAATGTCGCGATTTAAGTCGATTAAAATCGTGTTAATACGCGCTAAAGTGTCATAAAGTTCGGCCATATAATCATGCGGCTCAATCTGAATGGTCATTGGATTGTAAGTTAACCCTAAATTTTGTACAAATTTTTGCGCAAAACTTTCCCAATCAAATGTTGGGTAAGCGGATAAATGTGCATTAAAGTTGCCAACTGCACCGTTGATTTTCCCTAGAATTTCGTTGTTAACTAATTGTTTTTGTTGACGTTGTAAGCGATACACAACATTGGCTAACTCTTTACCCATAGTGGTTGGCGAAGCCGTTTGGCCGTGCGTGCGTGACAACATCGGTTGATTAGCAAGTTTATGTGATAACTCACTTAATCGCGCAATTAAATCAGCCAAAAATGGCAACATCACAGCATCGCGCGCACTTTTTAGCATTAAGCCATGCGATAAGTTGTTGATATCTTCCGAAGTACAAGCGAAGTGAATAAACTCACTGGCTTTTTTAATCTCTGGATTAATGTCGAACTTTTCTTTAAGCCAGTATTCCAGCGCTTTTACATCGTGATTGGTACGCGCTTCAATCGCTTTTACCTGTGCAGCATCGGCCTCAGAAAAGTTGATGATTGCTGCATCTAGCTCTTGAATTGTTTCTGCACTAAAAGCAGCAATTTCAGTCAATTCTTTGGCGGCTGATAGCGCTTTAAGCCATTCTACTTCTACCCATGCGCGATGTTTAATCAGTGCAAATTCGCTAAAGTAAGGGCGTAAAGCGTCTAGTTTGGTTTGGTAGCGGCCATCAAGTGGAGATAGCGCATTGAGGGTGGTAAGCGACTGCTTTTCTAACATAGGTCTAAGCTTTCAAACGGCGGTTCAATAAACCGCTATTTTACCCTAATTTTGCCCTAGTTAATTTTGGGAGCTGCTGAGCCGCTTACTTTTAGAATCTATTTAAACAACCAACATATCTACAAAAGCATTGACTGAAGTTGCTTCTAATTTAGCTTGGTCTAAACAAAGCGCAAGAATATCCGCCTGTTTTTTAACATTAAATCGGCGTGCTAAATTCACTTGAAATTTCTTCACTAACTCTGGAATTCCTTCACTACGGCGGCGGCGATGGCCGATTGGGTATTCCACCGCGATGTTGTCAGATTGCGTCCCATCTTTAAAAAACACTTGAAGCGCGTTAGCGATTGAGCGTTTTTCTGGATCATGATAATCCTTTGTGTATTCTGATTTTTCTACGCAAACCATTTTGCTGCGAATCGCATCAATGCGTGGGTCAGCTGCGGCGGTATCTTCATAATCTTGCGCGGTTAAATTGCCTTTAAGCAGGCCAATAGCAGCCATATATTGAATGCAATGGTCACGGTCTGCAGGGTTGTCTAGCGGCCCTGTTTTATCAATAATGCGAATCGCTGATTCATGGGTTGTGATGACGATCTTATCGATTTGCGCGATTTGTTCTAAAGTTTGCAACTCTTTGCCTACTTGCGTATTTAATTGAATCGCGCATTCCACTGCTGTTTGTGCATGGAACTCGGCAGGGAAAGAGATTTTAAATAGCACTTGTTCCATCACATAAGAGCCATAGTCACGCTGAAATTTAAAGGCATTGCCATTAAAAAGCACATCGTAAAAGCCCCAAGTTTTTGCAGTTAATGCACTTGGGTAGCCCATTTCGCCTTGCATCGTCATCCACGCCAGTCTCACTGCGCGGCTTGTTGCATCGCCTGCGGCCCATGATTTGCGTGAGCCAGTATTGGGGCTGTGTCTGTAAGTCCGTAAGCTTTGACCATCCACAAACGCATTAGAAACTGCATTGATAATGTCTTCTTTATTGCCGCCTAGTAATTTGGTTACTACCGCAGTTGAGGCGATTTTGACTAAAATTACATGGTCTAAACCGACGCGATTGAAGCTATTTTCAAGTGCTAGAACACCTTGAATTTCATGCGCCTTAATCATGGCAGTCAATACGTCTTTAACTGTTAACGGTGCTTTGCCTTCATTGATATTTTTGCGTGAAATATAATCAGCTACGGCTAAAATTCCGCCCAAGTTGTCAGAAGGATGGCCCCATTCCGCAGCCAGCCACGTATCATTAAAATCTAGCCAGCGAATCATCGCGCCGATATTGAATGCCGCCAAAATTGGGTCTAATTGATATGATGTGCCTGGTACTTTTGCGCCATTTGGTACCACGGTGCCAGCAATTACTGGACCTAATAATTTAGTACAAGCTGGGTAGTCCAAT includes these proteins:
- a CDS encoding phosphate-starvation-inducible PsiE family protein, whose protein sequence is MTQDQLPEEFAPLNRFAIRAMLWLNGFAHIVIGLALATSVIMFTWLFFNDVKEAAYAHNLVHGFLHALGTLMLLWSISALISAEIRYLNGSKLLVETFVEVVLVLFLRKLIVMPVQDASPTMQEVGMWVGGAFVLGLIYIMIMWGQRQQQE
- a CDS encoding LysR substrate-binding domain-containing protein — translated: MSIKLSLESLEVLDAIARKGSFAAAAESLFRVPSALTYTVRKLEEDLGVSLFNRSGHRAELTEAGAELLREGRNLLNAASELENRVKRIASGVETELTIAVSDLFNISAIYPLLNRFYAQNFGTRLRILREVYGGSWDALISGRADISLGAPGDGPSGGGYTTKRMGALEFHYAVAAHHPLAKLPEPLQNLDIMRYRAISGADSSRNLPPRTSGILTGQDVLTVPDIHSKLKAQIAGLGVGYLPKKLAEKHAATGELVIKLVAEPKPETAIFLAWCTKGGKAQQWLLKELQLLELDELLN
- a CDS encoding flavodoxin family protein, giving the protein MTKIAVVYHSGYGHTGAQAQAVARGAGKVADTEVTLLTADEAQKWELLADADAIIFGSPTYMGSASAQLKAFMEASSTLWYTRDWKDKVAAGFTTSASQSGDKLNTLIQLAVFAAQHGMIWVGQDLLPGNNSSTGSVNDLNRLGGFLGAMAQANSDQGPDVAPLQSDLLTAEHLGERVATIAKRLRG
- a CDS encoding YceI family protein, which produces MINNKLNTFTTLKTFAAAVALSLTSGLVMADQEAYRIDDSHSFANWSIRHVASKTSGTFSDIKGNILIDRDNLANSSVDAKINVLSINSSNAKRDEHIKKEEYLDAGKFSEITFVSSKIEAKNNTEGVITGTFTLHGVAKKLSIPFKVLGFGTDPWGGYRLGLEAHTTLKASDFGFTWPLKANAPVGDDIEITLLIEGVKLPAEKPIK
- a CDS encoding alkene reductase, which gives rise to MALDLFSPAKLGSIALKNRMVMAPLTRSRAPKGTGVPQALNVAYYEQRATAGLIVTEATPISAMGHGYILLPGIYTDAQVAGWKKVTEAVHAKGGKIVLQLWHVGRISHPSLLNGALPVAPSAIKPAGQAYTYEGLVDFVEPRALEASELPAIVQEYVHATKCALAAGFDGVEIHAANGYLLDQFLRDGSNKRTDNYGGSFENRTRLLLEVTKAVIAVAGADKTGLRLSPVNPFNDMQDSNPQALFNYVADALNQFNLAYLHVVEGGMGGDTENFDFAELRKQFKGSYMANFGYDKARGNAAIASGHADVIAYGVPFLANPDLVERYKTDAPLNKADSETFYGGSEKGYTDYPTLSA
- a CDS encoding nitroreductase family protein, whose product is MQKPATTQVPINEVIANRWSGRAYDANKAVSNAQIISLCEAARWAPSCFGDEPWRFIVWNKNTNKASWQQAFDCLVPGNQEWVKDAPLLLLVCADTLFGHNQKPNRFAQYDSGAAAENLCLQAQDLGLMAHQMGGFNADAARSAFDIPEQFTLMAMVAVGYAADIKTVIGEALTREIAERKRKPLAELFFDSAWNKSI
- a CDS encoding thioredoxin family protein, whose amino-acid sequence is MAVVKLTKANFKQTIESNPFVIVDFWAPWCEPCVAFTPTFEAAAAKNADIVFGLVNTETDPEIGDYFQVNQIPGILVIRDQAGIHAQVGEIGAPAFDEIIKWARDYDMSTVHEYYNNEAAQQAVKKPAKH
- a CDS encoding peptidoglycan DD-metalloendopeptidase family protein — encoded protein: MFQLVLITLFALFLTACESNPPAPVVDRLPQSSKPATVTKGGAKPNQVSNSTTRNDGRPNSHTVKKGDTLFSIGLEYGLEYKEIAAANNITPPYTIEIGQKLNLPIVEAKSDAANSNASAQVTTEDGVVITPIKTDSTAIETTVSETKASPTTETKPAQSAASGLLNEPKAMREPYSLEAFNRTTPVKTTETKVAVGKTVGTTVETKVNDVKAGEIKPAENKTADPKSSQTQPPDDEAIKWSWPTQGKVVASFNEATNKGIDIAGSTGQAINAASSGKVIYSGSDLRGYGKLVIIKHNKTYLSVYAHNSKIIVKEGQVVGVGQKIAEMGNTDSNSVKLHFEIRRLGKSVDPAKYLNQN
- a CDS encoding protein-L-isoaspartate(D-aspartate) O-methyltransferase, encoding MALLKSTTKTGIGMTSLRTRDRMLVRLREQGIQDEVVLSAIGEIPRHIFVDEALSIRAYEDVSLPIGFGQTISQPYIVARMTEILRNGAQLNKVLEIGTGCGYQTAVLSKVCKEVLSVERIRPLVMKARSHLRTLKCNNVKLDHADGSVGLESFAPFDGIIVTAAASHVPQELLAQLAIGGRMIIPIGTSTQTLVLIERKAKEYVQTKLEAVKFVPLLGGIS